One genomic segment of Actinoplanes ianthinogenes includes these proteins:
- a CDS encoding ABC transporter permease: protein MSTLDAVKLVAAREIRVKLRDKAFLYGTLIFLLIVIASIVLPALINGGPTKVAVADPASVSVLQQHGMEVRTVPDTATAEQLVRDGEVDAAVLPGPVVIGLDEEPDQVVRALSVEPQVKLLEPSEVEEVARVLVPLAFAMLFFFTSFSFGMQIAQSVVEEKQTRIVEILVSSVPIRALLAGKVAALTLLAFAQVALLAVVAVVGMSVTEAAPGLLNAVVPAIGWFVPFFVLGFVMLASLWAGVGALASRQEELASTTMPAQMLVLIPFFLAVSVPKDGVAMTVLSYVPFSSPLAMPIRLFHGDVALWEPVVALLILAVTAVALLAVGARIYSGSLLRTQVKTSFLAALRKA from the coding sequence GTGAGCACCCTCGACGCCGTCAAACTGGTCGCCGCCCGGGAGATCCGGGTCAAGCTGCGCGACAAGGCCTTCCTCTACGGCACCCTGATCTTCCTGCTCATCGTGATCGCGTCGATCGTCCTGCCGGCCCTGATCAACGGCGGCCCGACCAAGGTCGCGGTCGCCGACCCCGCCTCGGTCAGCGTGCTCCAGCAACACGGCATGGAGGTGCGCACGGTCCCGGACACCGCCACCGCGGAGCAGCTGGTCCGCGACGGCGAGGTGGACGCCGCGGTGCTGCCCGGCCCGGTGGTGATCGGCCTGGACGAGGAGCCGGACCAGGTGGTCCGCGCCCTCAGCGTCGAACCGCAGGTCAAACTCCTCGAACCCAGCGAGGTGGAGGAGGTCGCCCGGGTCCTGGTGCCGCTGGCGTTCGCGATGCTGTTCTTCTTCACCTCGTTCAGCTTCGGCATGCAGATCGCGCAGAGCGTCGTCGAGGAGAAACAGACCCGGATCGTGGAGATCCTGGTCTCCAGTGTGCCGATCCGGGCCCTGCTGGCCGGCAAGGTGGCAGCCCTGACCCTGCTGGCGTTCGCCCAGGTGGCGCTGCTCGCGGTGGTCGCCGTGGTCGGCATGTCGGTCACCGAGGCGGCGCCCGGCCTGCTCAACGCGGTCGTTCCGGCGATCGGCTGGTTCGTCCCGTTCTTCGTCCTCGGCTTCGTGATGCTGGCCTCGCTGTGGGCCGGGGTCGGCGCTCTCGCCTCCCGCCAGGAGGAACTGGCCAGCACCACGATGCCCGCCCAGATGCTGGTCCTGATCCCGTTCTTCCTGGCCGTCAGCGTCCCGAAGGACGGCGTGGCGATGACGGTGCTGTCCTATGTGCCCTTCTCGTCCCCGCTGGCCATGCCGATCCGCCTGTTCCACGGCGACGTGGCCCTCTGGGAGCCGGTGGTGGCCCTGCTGATCCTCGCGGTCACGGCGGTGGCGCTGCTCGCGGTGGGTGCCCGGATCTACTCCGGTTCCCTGCTGCGCACCCAGGTCAAGACGTCGTTCCTGGCCGCTCTCCGCAAGGCCTGA
- a CDS encoding response regulator, which yields MTIQVLLADDHLLVRSGFRVILEMEDDLTVVGEAADGAQAVELALRLRPDVVLMDVEMPVMDGLEATRRIAAEGGPSVLILTTFDRDDYLFAALQAGASGFLLKNGTPEALTEAVRVIAAGDALLAPAVTRRVIAEFSAPRQRAPEPGVRLGELTPREHEVLVELAGGATNAEIAAALHLGETTVKTHVSRVLMKLGARDRTQAVVLAYELGVVRPSRE from the coding sequence GTGACGATCCAGGTCCTCCTCGCGGATGATCACCTGCTGGTCCGGTCCGGGTTCCGGGTCATCCTCGAGATGGAGGACGACCTCACGGTGGTCGGCGAGGCCGCGGACGGCGCCCAGGCGGTCGAGCTGGCGCTGCGGCTGCGGCCCGACGTCGTGCTGATGGACGTCGAGATGCCGGTGATGGACGGCCTGGAGGCGACCCGCCGGATCGCGGCCGAGGGCGGCCCGTCGGTGCTGATCCTGACCACCTTCGACCGAGACGACTACCTGTTCGCCGCGTTGCAGGCCGGGGCCAGCGGCTTCCTGCTGAAGAACGGCACCCCGGAGGCGCTGACCGAGGCGGTCCGGGTGATCGCGGCCGGTGACGCGCTGCTCGCCCCGGCGGTGACCCGGCGGGTGATCGCCGAGTTCAGCGCGCCCCGGCAGCGGGCGCCGGAGCCGGGTGTGCGGCTCGGCGAGCTCACCCCGCGCGAGCACGAGGTGCTGGTCGAGCTGGCCGGCGGGGCCACCAACGCGGAGATCGCCGCCGCGCTGCACCTCGGCGAGACGACGGTGAAGACGCACGTGAGCCGGGTGCTGATGAAACTCGGCGCGCGCGACCGCACCCAGGCCGTGGTCCTCGCGTACGAGCTGGGGGTCGTCCGTCCTTCGCGGGAATGA
- a CDS encoding ABC transporter ATP-binding protein produces MNTVLTVDAVNRSFGERQVLKDVSFTVAAGRLTGFVGANGAGKTTTMRIILGVLAADAGTVTWRGEPLTREIRQRFGYMPEERGLYPKMSVLEQIVYLGRLHGLGAAEARRRTMTLLERLELGERANDHVQKLSLGNQQRAQIAAALVHDPELLVLDEPFSGLDPLAVENVLGVLRERAAAGAAVLFSSHQLDLVERLCDDLVIIADGTIRAAGDRAGLRDQYTLPRYRIEVGGDAGWLRDEPGVTLIDLDGRHATFDLDAGTGDQAVLQAALARGPVHAFGPVRPSLAEIFREVIQ; encoded by the coding sequence ATGAACACCGTCCTCACCGTCGACGCGGTCAACCGGTCGTTCGGGGAGCGGCAGGTCCTCAAGGACGTGTCGTTCACCGTCGCGGCCGGTCGGCTGACCGGATTCGTCGGCGCCAACGGCGCCGGCAAGACCACCACCATGCGGATCATCCTCGGAGTCCTGGCCGCCGACGCGGGCACGGTGACCTGGCGGGGCGAGCCGCTGACCCGGGAGATCCGGCAGCGGTTCGGCTACATGCCCGAGGAGCGCGGGCTCTACCCGAAGATGAGCGTGCTGGAGCAGATCGTCTATCTGGGCCGGCTGCACGGGTTGGGCGCCGCCGAGGCCCGCCGCCGGACGATGACCCTGCTCGAGCGCCTGGAGCTGGGCGAGCGCGCGAACGACCACGTGCAGAAGCTGTCGCTGGGCAACCAGCAGCGGGCGCAGATCGCAGCCGCGCTGGTGCACGACCCGGAGCTGCTGGTGCTGGACGAGCCGTTCTCCGGCCTCGACCCGCTCGCCGTGGAGAACGTGCTCGGGGTGCTGCGTGAGCGGGCCGCCGCCGGCGCCGCGGTGCTCTTCTCCAGTCACCAGCTCGACCTGGTGGAACGCCTCTGCGACGACCTGGTGATCATCGCCGACGGCACCATCCGGGCGGCCGGCGACCGGGCCGGGCTGCGCGACCAGTACACGCTGCCGCGGTACCGGATCGAGGTCGGCGGCGACGCCGGCTGGCTGCGCGACGAACCCGGCGTCACCCTGATCGACCTGGACGGCCGGCACGCGACCTTCGACCTGGACGCCGGGACCGGTGACCAGGCTGTGCTCCAGGCCGCGCTGGCCCGGGGCCCGGTGCACGCGTTCGGCCCGGTCCGCCCGTCCCTCGCCGAGATCTTCCGAGAGGTCATCCAGTGA
- a CDS encoding sensor histidine kinase, whose translation MPSWTVEEWRRPGPTPEQRRNDLWTGVGVTALAVLSLYLLRSTGYVHSDSSPGFPEQVFWAVVTTLPLAWRRRFPEAVAVVISVFFIAGQARGAEEQLLANYALFSAIYTLGAWGQDRQRSRLLRLGIVTVMFGWLTLSFALYHDLVVAAMFADVTEATGWLPRLWAAVFIGYLQNIVYFGFTYLMGDAAWRGVWRQHQLAEQAEQLRAAQEAAAERAVLSERVRIARELHDVVAHHVSVMGIQASACRRALDRDPSKAVPALTAIEDGARTAVDELRRMLGALRAGDPSAAELPGAGIDKIEEIADRAREAGLQVHFGTYGEPAPLPDSVSQAAYRIVQESVTNTLKHARAGTLDIRIRYLADELELDVADDGHGGAGAGGSGMGLIGMRERVAVHDGTLEAGRRSGGGYRVRARLPYGSMTIGSAA comes from the coding sequence ATGCCATCGTGGACCGTCGAGGAGTGGCGACGCCCGGGACCCACCCCCGAGCAGCGCCGGAACGATCTGTGGACCGGGGTCGGGGTCACCGCCCTCGCCGTGCTCAGCCTGTACCTGCTGCGCAGCACCGGTTACGTGCACAGCGACAGCAGCCCGGGATTCCCCGAGCAGGTCTTCTGGGCGGTGGTGACCACCCTGCCGCTGGCCTGGCGCCGCCGGTTCCCCGAGGCGGTGGCGGTGGTGATCTCGGTGTTCTTCATCGCCGGGCAGGCCCGCGGCGCCGAGGAACAGCTGCTCGCCAACTACGCGCTGTTCTCCGCGATCTACACGCTCGGCGCGTGGGGGCAGGACCGGCAGCGCTCCCGGCTGCTGCGGCTGGGCATCGTGACGGTGATGTTCGGCTGGCTGACGCTCTCCTTCGCGCTCTATCACGACCTGGTCGTGGCGGCGATGTTCGCCGATGTCACCGAGGCCACCGGCTGGCTGCCCCGGCTGTGGGCCGCGGTCTTCATCGGCTACCTGCAGAACATCGTCTATTTCGGCTTCACCTACCTGATGGGCGACGCGGCCTGGCGTGGCGTGTGGCGTCAGCACCAGCTGGCCGAGCAGGCCGAGCAGTTGCGGGCGGCCCAGGAGGCGGCCGCCGAGCGGGCGGTGCTGAGCGAGCGCGTCCGGATCGCCCGGGAGCTGCACGACGTGGTCGCCCACCACGTCTCGGTGATGGGCATCCAGGCTTCCGCCTGCCGCCGCGCGCTGGACAGGGACCCGTCGAAAGCGGTGCCCGCGCTGACCGCGATCGAGGACGGCGCCCGGACCGCGGTGGACGAGCTGCGCCGGATGCTGGGTGCGCTGCGGGCCGGTGACCCGTCGGCCGCCGAGCTGCCGGGCGCCGGCATCGACAAGATCGAGGAGATCGCCGATCGGGCCCGGGAGGCGGGTCTCCAGGTCCATTTCGGTACGTACGGGGAGCCGGCCCCGTTGCCCGACTCGGTCTCCCAGGCGGCCTACCGGATCGTCCAGGAGTCGGTGACCAATACGCTCAAGCACGCGCGGGCCGGCACGCTCGACATCCGGATCCGGTATCTCGCCGACGAGCTGGAACTCGACGTGGCCGACGACGGGCACGGCGGCGCCGGAGCGGGGGGCAGCGGGATGGGACTGATCGGGATGCGGGAGCGGGTGGCGGTGCACGACGGGACCCTGGAGGCCGGGCGGCGCAGCGGAGGTGGGTACCGGGTCCGGGCCCGGCTGCCGTACGGCTCGATGACGATCGGGAGCGCCGCGTGA
- a CDS encoding MerR family transcriptional regulator, translating to MPRNSDDADLPAYTMGRAAELIGVTPAFLRSLDDTGLIEPDRSAGGHRRYSRHQLDLAARVRVLLDEGFLLAAAVRIVTLEDRLAAAHRRIRELGGKLGPGEDAGIPVQTRRDVTARQNM from the coding sequence ATGCCCAGGAATTCGGACGACGCCGACCTTCCGGCGTACACGATGGGCCGGGCCGCCGAGCTGATCGGTGTCACCCCGGCATTCCTCCGCAGTCTCGACGACACCGGCCTGATCGAACCGGATCGCTCGGCCGGCGGCCACCGCCGTTACTCCCGGCACCAGCTCGACCTGGCCGCCCGGGTGCGGGTGCTGCTCGACGAGGGTTTCCTGCTCGCCGCCGCGGTCCGGATCGTCACCCTGGAGGACCGGCTGGCCGCCGCGCACCGGCGGATCCGGGAGCTGGGCGGCAAGCTCGGCCCCGGCGAGGACGCCGGCATCCCGGTGCAGACCCGGCGAGATGTCACCGCGCGACAGAACATGTAA